One Maribacter sp. HTCC2170 genomic window, TGACCTTTTCCAAGGTATAAGTAATTGTCGATGTACTTACTAGTTCTTTCATTGGTTTGACCTAAGTTTGCGTAAAATAGCATTATTTAATGGGAGTAATCAAAGTAACCAATATCAGGGCGCATGCCCATCACGGGTGTTTGGATGAAGAAAGTATTATTGGTAGTGAATATCGAGTAGATATTACATTGCGCACAGATCTGAAAAAAGCCTCAATTTCTGACAATCTTATTGATACGGTGGATTATGTTCATATAAACCACATTGTAAAGGAGGAAATGAACATTCCGTCAAAACTATTGGAGCATGTTGCTAATCGCATCATAGACCGTGTATTTCTCGAATTGACTACAGTTGATAAAATAAAGGTGTCCGTCTCTAAAATAAACCCCCCAATAGGTGGTGATGTGGAAATGGTTACCGTTGTTTTAAGCTCAAAAAGATCGTGATCAATATTTTTGAAACCTAAGAATAAGGTGCTACATTTGCACCACTAAAATGGCATCGTGGCCGAGTGGCTAGGCACAGCTCTGCAAAAGCTTGTACAGCGGTTCGAATCCGCTCGATGCCTCAAAAAGCTCTCTTAATATTTAAGGGGGCTTTTTTCAATATTTAAAATAAGAACTTACATTTGCAATATTAAAAAAGGCATTGTGACTGAGTGGTTAGGCGAGGCCTCGCAAAGGCTTTTTACAGTGGTTCGAATCCACTCGATGCCTCAAAAAAACCTCTTTAAACAGAGGTTTTTTTTATTTCTGGTTTTCTTGCAGCTATTCTCTAATCTGCTCTATTTTTTCAATTCCCTTTTCAATATTGAATTTATCCTTTGGTAAGAAACCTTTTGTAATAAGCACCAACCCACAAATGATCAATATTATCCCAAGGCCTTTTTTTATTTGGGAAATCAACTTATGTGTTAGCTTACGTTTTAATTGTTTGGCCAATAGTATTTTAAATATATCCGTGGCTAAATAAGCGCCTAGCATTGT contains:
- the folB gene encoding dihydroneopterin aldolase — protein: MGVIKVTNIRAHAHHGCLDEESIIGSEYRVDITLRTDLKKASISDNLIDTVDYVHINHIVKEEMNIPSKLLEHVANRIIDRVFLELTTVDKIKVSVSKINPPIGGDVEMVTVVLSSKRS